A DNA window from Candidatus Palauibacter polyketidifaciens contains the following coding sequences:
- the trpB gene encoding tryptophan synthase subunit beta — protein sequence MSGRQVRSPAPGWFGDFGGQFVPETLIPALDELTAAWAEARDDPSFGEALEASLEHYVGRPTPLYRAPRLGADLGLDLWLKREDLNHTGAHKINNTIGQALLAKRMNKARIIAETGAGQHGVATATACAALDFECAVYMGEEDMRRQALNVERMEMLGAEVIPVSSGSRTLKDATNEAIRDWVTNVDTTHYIIGSVVGPAPYPELVRDFQRVIGDETVRQLAERGVEPDAVFACVGGGSNAIGIFTPFIERNREVPAEARVALVGVEAAGHGVDTGRHSASLTAGEPGILHGNYSYLLQDEDGQVIPAHSVSAGLDYPGVGPEHSWLKETGQVRYESVTDEEALSAFRDLCRLEGLIPALESAHALAGLRREAARWAGRRVVICLSGRGDKDVEEVARILAAGGEPGSDGH from the coding sequence ATGAGCGGCCGCCAAGTGCGCAGCCCGGCCCCCGGCTGGTTCGGCGACTTCGGCGGGCAGTTCGTGCCCGAGACGCTGATCCCGGCGCTCGACGAACTCACCGCGGCCTGGGCGGAGGCCCGCGACGATCCCTCCTTCGGGGAGGCCCTCGAGGCCAGCCTTGAACACTACGTGGGACGGCCCACGCCGCTCTACCGGGCGCCGCGCCTCGGGGCGGATCTCGGGCTCGACCTGTGGCTGAAGCGGGAAGACCTCAATCACACCGGCGCTCACAAGATCAACAACACGATCGGCCAGGCGCTGCTCGCGAAGCGCATGAACAAGGCCCGGATCATCGCCGAGACCGGTGCGGGCCAGCACGGCGTGGCGACGGCCACCGCCTGCGCGGCGCTCGACTTCGAGTGCGCCGTCTACATGGGCGAGGAGGACATGCGCCGGCAGGCGCTCAACGTCGAGCGCATGGAAATGCTGGGGGCCGAGGTCATCCCGGTGTCGAGCGGGAGCCGGACGCTCAAGGACGCGACGAACGAGGCGATCCGCGACTGGGTCACGAACGTGGACACGACGCACTACATCATCGGCTCCGTCGTCGGCCCGGCGCCCTATCCCGAACTCGTGCGCGACTTCCAGCGCGTCATCGGCGACGAGACGGTCCGGCAACTCGCCGAGCGCGGCGTGGAGCCGGATGCCGTCTTCGCCTGCGTCGGCGGCGGTTCCAACGCGATCGGGATCTTCACGCCCTTCATCGAACGCAACCGCGAGGTCCCGGCGGAGGCGCGCGTCGCCCTCGTCGGCGTGGAGGCGGCGGGGCACGGCGTCGATACCGGCCGCCACTCCGCCTCGCTCACGGCCGGCGAGCCCGGGATCCTTCACGGCAACTACAGCTACCTGCTCCAGGACGAGGACGGCCAGGTGATTCCCGCCCATTCCGTGTCCGCCGGACTCGACTATCCCGGCGTCGGTCCGGAACACTCGTGGCTCAAGGAGACGGGACAGGTCCGCTACGAATCCGTGACGGATGAGGAGGCCCTCTCCGCCTTCCGGGACCTCTGCCGGCTCGAGGGGCTGATCCCCGCGCTCGAGAGCGCGCACGCGCTGGCGGGCCTGCGGCGGGAGGCCGCGCGCTGGGCGGGGAGACGCGTCGTCATCTGTCTCAGCGGGCGGGGCGACAAGGATGTGGAGGAAGTCGCCCGCATCCTGGCGGCCGGCGGCGAACCCGGCTCGGACGGGCACTGA
- a CDS encoding phosphoribosylanthranilate isomerase, with protein MSRVGVKICGLREPRHATATSRAGADYVGVVFAGRVREITAGEAAGVVEALESGTRAVGVFVDAGPAEILVKRDIAEFHVAQLAGSEPPELCDRLRDEGLDVWKGLRPTSSDDLARGWDEYREAADAILLEGFSPRGPGGTGTSFPYEWLAGLERDGCALALAGGLDADNVARAIRDVRPDIVDVSSGVERAPGEKSIDLILEFLAAAK; from the coding sequence ATGAGCCGGGTCGGAGTGAAGATCTGCGGTCTCCGGGAGCCGCGGCACGCCACCGCGACGTCCCGCGCCGGCGCGGACTACGTGGGTGTCGTGTTCGCCGGCCGGGTGCGGGAAATTACCGCCGGGGAAGCCGCCGGCGTCGTGGAGGCGCTCGAGAGCGGCACGCGCGCCGTCGGTGTGTTCGTGGACGCGGGCCCGGCGGAGATCCTCGTCAAACGGGACATCGCGGAGTTCCACGTCGCCCAGCTCGCCGGCTCCGAACCGCCCGAACTCTGCGACCGACTCAGGGACGAAGGGCTGGATGTCTGGAAGGGCCTCCGGCCCACGTCGAGCGACGACCTGGCCCGCGGGTGGGACGAGTACCGGGAGGCGGCGGACGCGATCCTCCTGGAGGGGTTCTCGCCGCGCGGACCCGGAGGCACCGGGACCAGCTTCCCGTACGAGTGGCTGGCGGGGCTTGAGCGCGACGGGTGTGCGCTCGCGCTCGCGGGCGGGCTGGACGCGGACAACGTGGCGCGTGCGATCCGCGACGTGCGTCCCGACATCGTCGATGTCTCCTCGGGCGTCGAACGGGCCCCGGGGGAGAAGTCGATCGACCTTATCCTCGAGTTCCTGGCGGCCGCCAAATGA
- the trpC gene encoding indole-3-glycerol phosphate synthase TrpC, with amino-acid sequence MAHDTILEEILAAKREEVARLQLFRSAIRAQADEAPPPRGFEASLRRPGEVSVVAEFKRRSPSAGDINPYAQAAGVASVYASGGAAAISVLTDERYFGGSLDDLRSAKDAVGVPVLRKDFTLDPVQLYEARAAGADAVLLIVRALGATRLRELLGLAADLGLAALVEAHDEEEMERALEAGARIVGVNARDLATFEVDLERSLNLIEELPADVVAVAESGIRSAEDAAAAGSAGADAVLVGGWLMAGDPAAGVEALVGHPRRPRSDRMQPADADARVDNDGAA; translated from the coding sequence ATGGCACACGACACGATTCTCGAAGAGATCCTCGCGGCGAAGCGGGAGGAGGTCGCGCGGCTCCAACTGTTCCGGAGCGCGATTCGCGCCCAGGCGGATGAAGCCCCGCCCCCGCGCGGTTTCGAGGCGTCTCTGCGCCGGCCCGGGGAAGTTTCCGTGGTCGCGGAGTTCAAGCGCCGGTCTCCCTCCGCCGGCGACATCAACCCGTACGCCCAGGCGGCGGGCGTGGCGAGCGTGTACGCCTCCGGGGGGGCGGCCGCAATTTCGGTACTCACGGACGAGCGCTACTTCGGCGGCTCGCTGGACGATCTGAGGTCGGCGAAGGACGCCGTGGGGGTTCCCGTCCTCCGCAAGGATTTCACGCTGGATCCCGTCCAGTTGTACGAGGCGCGCGCGGCAGGCGCGGATGCGGTTCTGCTCATCGTGCGCGCGCTCGGAGCCACCCGGCTGCGTGAACTGCTCGGACTCGCGGCCGACCTCGGCCTTGCCGCGCTCGTGGAGGCGCACGACGAGGAGGAGATGGAGCGGGCGCTCGAGGCCGGTGCCCGGATCGTCGGCGTGAACGCGCGCGATCTGGCGACCTTCGAGGTGGACCTCGAACGCTCGCTGAACCTGATCGAGGAGCTTCCGGCCGACGTCGTGGCCGTGGCGGAGAGCGGGATCCGGTCCGCGGAGGACGCGGCGGCGGCGGGCTCCGCGGGGGCGGACGCGGTCCTGGTCGGCGGCTGGCTGATGGCGGGCGATCCGGCGGCGGGCGTTGAGGCGCTCGTCGGCCACCCCCGGCGGCCCCGGAGCGATCGGATGCAGCCGGCGGACGCCGACGCCCGGGTCGACAACGACGGGGCGGCATGA
- the lexA gene encoding transcriptional repressor LexA: protein MALTKRQREMLDFIEGFIRFRGYSPSFEEIAEEFGYRSLATVHEHLGNLQAKGYIRKNYNESRSVELVEGKLQVAAVELPLYGNVAAGQPIEVIEEQETVSVPEDMIAGSLSEHYVLRVRGDSMIDEQIRDGDYVIVQSRETAHNGEMVIALVDGENATMKKIYLEQGRIRLQPANPALTPIYLHPSQVTVQGVVIGVIRRY, encoded by the coding sequence ATGGCGCTTACGAAGCGACAGCGCGAGATGCTCGACTTCATCGAGGGCTTCATACGGTTCCGCGGGTATTCCCCGAGCTTCGAGGAGATCGCGGAGGAGTTCGGCTACCGCTCGCTCGCGACGGTGCACGAACATCTCGGGAACCTGCAGGCGAAGGGGTATATCCGAAAAAACTACAATGAGAGTCGATCGGTCGAACTGGTGGAAGGAAAGCTCCAGGTTGCCGCGGTCGAACTGCCGCTGTACGGCAACGTTGCGGCGGGTCAGCCGATAGAGGTCATCGAGGAGCAGGAGACGGTCTCCGTTCCCGAAGACATGATCGCGGGTTCCCTGAGCGAACACTATGTGCTGCGGGTGCGCGGCGATTCGATGATCGACGAACAGATCCGCGACGGCGACTACGTCATCGTCCAGTCGCGGGAGACGGCGCACAACGGCGAAATGGTGATCGCGCTCGTCGATGGCGAGAACGCCACCATGAAGAAGATCTACCTGGAGCAGGGCCGGATCCGGCTTCAGCCCGCGAACCCGGCGCTCACGCCGATCTACCTGCACCCCTCACAGGTCACGGTCCAGGGCGTGGTGATCGGAGTCATCCGGCGCTACTGA